Proteins encoded within one genomic window of Clostridia bacterium:
- the tsaD gene encoding tRNA (adenosine(37)-N6)-threonylcarbamoyltransferase complex transferase subunit TsaD, whose protein sequence is TFDDIGTVAVTYGPGLVGALLVGLSCAKGISFARDIPLIGVNHIEGHIFANFIQHKQLEPPFICLVASGGHSHLVYVKDYCEYEIMGRTRDDAAGEAFDKVARVLGLGYPGGPLIDKVAKKGDAQAIDFPRAYLEEESFDFSFSGLKSSVLNYLNNQKQKGIEISVEDVAASFQQSVIEVLVNKTISAAKEKEMETVTLAGGVASNSLLRSTMQQKCIENGFSLYYPDPVLCTDNAAMIGCAAYYRYKKKDFAKLDLNAVPNLKLQ, encoded by the coding sequence TTACTTTTGACGATATAGGAACAGTCGCTGTTACATATGGACCCGGCCTTGTAGGTGCCCTGCTTGTTGGATTATCCTGTGCAAAGGGCATAAGCTTTGCGAGGGATATACCTCTTATAGGGGTGAATCACATAGAAGGTCATATATTTGCAAATTTTATACAGCACAAGCAGCTTGAACCGCCTTTTATTTGCCTTGTGGCATCAGGAGGGCACAGCCATCTAGTATATGTGAAGGATTACTGTGAATACGAGATAATGGGCAGAACGCGGGATGATGCAGCGGGAGAAGCATTTGACAAGGTTGCCAGAGTGTTGGGGCTTGGTTATCCTGGAGGACCTTTAATAGATAAAGTAGCTAAAAAAGGGGATGCTCAGGCTATAGATTTTCCAAGAGCCTATCTTGAGGAAGAAAGCTTTGATTTTAGTTTTAGCGGTTTAAAATCCTCAGTGTTAAATTACTTAAATAATCAAAAACAAAAAGGAATAGAGATTTCAGTAGAAGATGTGGCGGCAAGCTTTCAACAGTCAGTGATAGAAGTATTAGTCAATAAGACTATAAGTGCTGCAAAAGAAAAGGAGATGGAAACTGTAACCTTGGCAGGGGGGGTTGCTTCAAACAGCCTGTTGAGAAGCACTATGCAGCAAAAATGCATAGAAAACGGTTTTTCTCTTTATTATCCGGATCCTGTTTTATGTACAGATAATGCTGCTATGATAGGGTGTGCGGCATATTATAGGTATAAGAAAAAAGATTTTGCTAAGTTAGACTTAAATGCAGTTCCTAATTTAAAACTCCAGTAA